From Zingiber officinale cultivar Zhangliang chromosome 5B, Zo_v1.1, whole genome shotgun sequence, the proteins below share one genomic window:
- the LOC121987522 gene encoding auxin-responsive protein SAUR64-like gives MIPSTSRALATFRKLEEKKTSLFNQLAMLSPKRLVEKAKKRLPMALMRANSNSNSYEGTAVVAEKGHFVVYTVDGTRFMLPLAFLNSKIVQELLKLSEEEFGLLGDGPIRLACSRAFMEYIISLLYRRVSTDVEKALLSSIDANRCSASLLSHLGKDQHHLVALT, from the coding sequence ATGATTCCGAGCACATCCAGAGCTTTAGCAACATTTCGCAAGTTGGAGGAGAAGAAAACTTCCTTATTCAACCAATTAGCCATGTTGAGTCCCAAGAGGCTCGTCGAGAAGGCCAAGAAGAGGCTCCCCATGGCCTTGATGAGAGCCAACAGCAATTCCAATTCCTATGAAGGCACTGCAGTGGTTGCTGAAAAGGGCCACTTTGTGGTCTACACTGTGGATGGCACAAGGTTCATGCTCCCTCTAGCATTCCTGAATAGCAAAATAGTCCAAGAACTTCTCAAGTTGTCGGAAGAAGAGTTCGGGTTGCTCGGTGATGGCCCAATCAGATTGGCGTGCAGTAGAGCTTTCATGGAGTATATCATCTCTTTGCTCTATAGGCGTGTGTCTACTGATGTGGAGAAGGCCTTGCTTTCCTCCATTGATGCAAACCGGTGTTCGGCTTCTCTGTTGAGCCATCTTGGAAAAGATCAGCACCATTTAGTAGCATTGACATAG
- the LOC121987523 gene encoding auxin-responsive protein SAUR64-like, producing MLSPKRLVEKAKKRLPMALMRANSSSNSCHGTAVVAEKGHFVVYTVDDTRFMLPLAFLKRKIVQELLKFSEEEFGLPGDGPIKLACTGVFIEFILSFLHRHAPGDVEKALLASIDANRCSASLLNHLGKDQHYHSVALT from the coding sequence ATGTTGAGTCCCAAGAGACTTGTTGAGAAGGCCAAGAAGAGGCTCCCCATGGCCTTGATGAGAGCCAACAGCAGTTCCAATTCCTGTCATGGCACTGCAGTGGTTGCTGAAAAGGGCCATTTTGTGGTGTACACTGTGGATGACACGAGGTTCATGCTGCCTCTGGCATTCTTGAAGAGAAAGATTGTCCAAGAGCTGCTCAAGTTCTCCGAAGAAGAGTTTGGACTGCCCGGCGATGGCCCGATAAAATTGGCATGTACTGGAGTTTTCATTGAGTTCATCCTCTCCTTCCTCCATAGGCATGCGCCCGGAGATGTGGAGAAGGCCTTGCTTGCTTCCATTGATGCCAACCGATGCTCAGCTTCTTTGTTGAATCATCTTGGAAAAGATCAGCATTATCATTCAGTAGCATTGACATAG